In one window of Methanosarcina vacuolata Z-761 DNA:
- the fae gene encoding formaldehyde-activating enzyme: protein MVGEALIGSGPEVAHIDLVIGPRGGPVEAAFMNSLAMPKQGHTPLLAVLEPNLQPKPVTLLVNKVTIKNVSQAALMFGPAQAAVAKAVMDSVADGVLPEEQADDTFIIVSVFIEWDAKDKDKVYEFNYEATKLAIARAMEGSPTVEEALAKKDSAKHPFA, encoded by the coding sequence ATGGTAGGAGAAGCTCTCATAGGCTCCGGTCCGGAAGTTGCACACATAGACCTGGTTATCGGGCCTAGAGGAGGCCCAGTTGAAGCAGCGTTTATGAATTCGCTTGCAATGCCCAAACAGGGTCATACCCCACTTCTTGCAGTCCTGGAACCAAATCTCCAGCCCAAACCTGTAACCTTGCTCGTAAATAAGGTAACGATAAAAAACGTATCGCAAGCTGCTCTTATGTTCGGACCGGCTCAGGCTGCAGTCGCAAAGGCAGTTATGGATTCTGTAGCTGATGGAGTGCTTCCTGAAGAACAGGCGGATGACACTTTTATTATCGTTTCCGTATTTATTGAATGGGATGCGAAAGATAAGGACAAAGTTTACGAATTTAATTATGAAGCAACAAAGCTTGCAATAGCAAGAGCTATGGAAGGCAGTCCTACTGTCGAAGAAGCGCTTGCTAAAAAAGATTCAGCAAAACACCCGTTTGCCTGA